The proteins below come from a single Dermacentor albipictus isolate Rhodes 1998 colony chromosome 7, USDA_Dalb.pri_finalv2, whole genome shotgun sequence genomic window:
- the LOC139047756 gene encoding uncharacterized protein isoform X2, with translation MWKNIFGRSTTIYMEVADNPTAGVSEQAPDVRAGGDQREIEDIELAAGLARDNDSIVWDPKPCNCVADGPKCRECLGAGRNAVKVQMESWSVEKTVIFGIILGAFFIWAVVFGICLNVFKL, from the exons ATGTGGAAGAACATATTCGGCCGGTCGACGACCATCTAC ATGGAAGTGGCCGACAATCCAACAGCGGGTGTATCGGAACAAGCCCCAGACGTACGGGCAGGCGGTGACCAGAGAGAAATTGAGGATATCGAACTGGCAGCAGGCCTCGCACGGGACAATGACAGCATCGTGTGGGACCCAAAGCCTTGCAACTGCGTTGCCGACGGACCGAAGTGCCGCGAGTGCTTGGGAGCAGGGAGGAATGCCGTAAAAGTGCAAATGGAGTCTTGGTCCGTGGAGAAGACTGTGATATTTGGCATAATCCTCGGCGCTTTCTTCATCTGGGCAGTCGTGTTTGGCATCTGCCTCAACGTGTTCAAGCTCTAA
- the LOC139047756 gene encoding uncharacterized protein isoform X1: MGESSKCCEKKNNGSNNGRGTHFGATSTTYGSMEVADNPTAGVSEQAPDVRAGGDQREIEDIELAAGLARDNDSIVWDPKPCNCVADGPKCRECLGAGRNAVKVQMESWSVEKTVIFGIILGAFFIWAVVFGICLNVFKL, encoded by the exons ATGGGCGAATCGAGCAAGTGTTGCGAGAAAAAGAACAACGGCAGTAACAATGGTCGTGGGACGCACTTCGGCGCGACGTCTACGACGTACGGGTCG ATGGAAGTGGCCGACAATCCAACAGCGGGTGTATCGGAACAAGCCCCAGACGTACGGGCAGGCGGTGACCAGAGAGAAATTGAGGATATCGAACTGGCAGCAGGCCTCGCACGGGACAATGACAGCATCGTGTGGGACCCAAAGCCTTGCAACTGCGTTGCCGACGGACCGAAGTGCCGCGAGTGCTTGGGAGCAGGGAGGAATGCCGTAAAAGTGCAAATGGAGTCTTGGTCCGTGGAGAAGACTGTGATATTTGGCATAATCCTCGGCGCTTTCTTCATCTGGGCAGTCGTGTTTGGCATCTGCCTCAACGTGTTCAAGCTCTAA